AAATTAGCCAACTGATTCTTGGTTTTGGGGTCATGCTTTTTTGTTCTCCAAATTTAAATTCCCAAACCATTTATGCAAACAGAGAATGGGTTAGAGAGACGCCTGCTGTTGGAACAGGTATTTATCACACTTCAACAATTGTTGTTTCTGGTAAAGTTTATGTGACAGGGAATATTATTAATAGCAGTGGAAACACAGACATATATACCATCAAGTTGGATTCAAACGGCGACACTTTGTGGTCTAAGACCTATAACGGATCGGCAACTGGTTCAATGGACTATGGTATTGAATTGCAAACATCAAGTGATGGATATTTGTATGTAATTGGTGCAGCACAAAATTCTAGTTCTGGATATGATTATTGCCTGATTAAATACAGCCAATTGAACGGAACACAAGTTTGGGTTAGAAATTGGAATGGAGTTGGAAATGGAGATGACATTCCATCCGCAATGAAAGTTGATGGATCATCAGCTATTTATGTGACTGGAGGCAGTGAAGCAACCAATGGTTTTTCTGATTACGGTACAATAAAGGTGAGTAACTTAAATGTGTTGAATTGGGCTAAATATTATAACTACAACGGGTTACATGATGGGGCAACAACGATTTCAACAAATCTTACTGATGTCATAGTATCAGGAGGATCAGCTTCTGCAAGCAATGATTGGGATATTGCTACAATAAAATACAGTAAATTTTCAGGGAGTTCTGGAACACCATCAAGAACCAACATTCCTGGTGCAACTATGGTAGCTGCAAATGCCATGATTACAGATTCTTTGAATAATATTTACATTACAGGTTATGCAGAAGTTTCTGGGAATAAGAACATTCAAACTATTAAATTAGACTCAAACCTTACTTTAAAATGGATTACTGATTATGAAGAAAATGGTGATGACGTTGCAAGTGATATTGGAATAGACGGCAACAGTAACGTGTACATTACTGGTTATACTGAGGTCAGTGTAAACAAATATCAAGGAATTACCATCAAATATCAGGATGATGGTGACACACTCTGGACACAATTTTACGGTAACACAGTTACAGAAGATGGAGTTCAATTTAGAAAATTAGCTGTTGATTCAGATGGAGAAGTTTACCTCACGGGTTCGGTTTTGAATGGTGGTTCAACAGCCTTTGCGTTTGTAAAATACGACACAGATGGTAACAAAAAAGTTAGCCGTGATTATGAAGCTGATTCTCTGAATGATGATGGTTTCGACATTGTTGTTGATGCTGATTCAGTATATATCACGGGCTTCACCGAGACGATATCGGGTCAAACTATGACAACTCTCAAATTCGTTCTCAAAGAAAAGGATAATACACTTGAGCTTGATTCTATTTCCGGCACTCCATTATTTGTGCAAAGAGATTTGATTGTAAATGTTGATAGTGAATTTATCGACGAGAATCAAATTAATGATCTTGAAAAATACTACTGGAGTTTAGGAGAAATTTTTGATTCAGGTTTCGTAACTAATTTAGAGCGTGAATTGGAGATAGTTTGTGATAATGATCATTGTCCAATCACTGTGTATCGAATCTTTACAGATATGAGGACTACTGATACTATAAGTATCACAAGATTAGGTGATACGATTTCAATTCCCCAATTTTGGTCTACATTCGTTTTCGAGTTCCCAGATGGAATTGATGTTACAGCCGCATCGAATGCAATTGTTTCAATGTATCCCGATATTGAATATTCAACTTACAACTTGATTGGTCGACTGAATGATGTTCCAAATGATACTATGTATGCAGAGGAGCAAATAGGACTTCACACAGATCCAACTCCAACGTTCCCAGATTTTCATATTGATGCTGAGACAGCATGGGAATACGAAACAGGAAAACGATACATTAAGATAGGTGTAATGGACGGGCCAGTTTATTGGGAACATGAAGATTTTGGAGGTGATGATGAATCAACAACCAAAGTAAATGGTTGGGACTACTGTGCTATTCCGACTGTAAGTATTTACGCATCTCCAACAAATTTTATAAAACATCATAGTACGTCAGTTTGCGGCACAATAGGTGCAATTCGCAACAATGAAATAGGAATAGCCGGAATAGCCGGAGGTAGTTATTTGAACGGAGCTAATCTCGACAGCTCTGGTTGTGCGTTGCTCGCAATGGATATTTGCGGACATTCTGATACCGTAGTTATCCTCAGTCACAGTGCGAATGCTGTATACAACTCTGTCGTTTATGTGCCGGGTAGCGACAACAACTACGGCATTCACATAATGAATAATAGTTGGGCTGTCGGAAACCAGCCATATATCAGTCCTGTTAATCCTTGGTTTCTTGATACAAATATTGTTCTACTCAGGGAGTGCTATCATTTTGCAAATCGAAATGGTGTGGTGGTAACAGCTTCAAGAGGAAATTCTGGATATATGCAAGATGCAGGCACGTATCATTACAATTACCCTGGTACATTGGATGATGACTGGATTATTTGTGTCGGTGGTGTAGGAACGGACGGCAATTATCATGATGATAATGTTTCCCCAGAAGGCGGGTTCAAGACCTCAAGAGGCCCAGAAATTGATGTGTCTGGATTTTCGGCGGCTTCACATAACTGGACAACACAGGATTATAATGGATACAACACTTTTGTCGCTACTTCTGCTGCAACACCTTTCGCTACTGGTATTGCAGGTTTATTATTAAGTTATCTGAATTCAGAAACAGCAGACTATAATAATCTTGCTCCAGAAGATGTAGAATACATACTACAAATGACAGCATTGGACTGCGATACAATAACCAATCCTGGACCGGATACACTGACAGGTTACGGTCTTGTACAGGCCGGAGCGGC
This genomic stretch from Crocinitomicaceae bacterium harbors:
- a CDS encoding S8 family serine peptidase — its product is MKKISQLILGFGVMLFCSPNLNSQTIYANREWVRETPAVGTGIYHTSTIVVSGKVYVTGNIINSSGNTDIYTIKLDSNGDTLWSKTYNGSATGSMDYGIELQTSSDGYLYVIGAAQNSSSGYDYCLIKYSQLNGTQVWVRNWNGVGNGDDIPSAMKVDGSSAIYVTGGSEATNGFSDYGTIKVSNLNVLNWAKYYNYNGLHDGATTISTNLTDVIVSGGSASASNDWDIATIKYSKFSGSSGTPSRTNIPGATMVAANAMITDSLNNIYITGYAEVSGNKNIQTIKLDSNLTLKWITDYEENGDDVASDIGIDGNSNVYITGYTEVSVNKYQGITIKYQDDGDTLWTQFYGNTVTEDGVQFRKLAVDSDGEVYLTGSVLNGGSTAFAFVKYDTDGNKKVSRDYEADSLNDDGFDIVVDADSVYITGFTETISGQTMTTLKFVLKEKDNTLELDSISGTPLFVQRDLIVNVDSEFIDENQINDLEKYYWSLGEIFDSGFVTNLERELEIVCDNDHCPITVYRIFTDMRTTDTISITRLGDTISIPQFWSTFVFEFPDGIDVTAASNAIVSMYPDIEYSTYNLIGRLNDVPNDTMYAEEQIGLHTDPTPTFPDFHIDAETAWEYETGKRYIKIGVMDGPVYWEHEDFGGDDESTTKVNGWDYCAIPTVSIYASPTNFIKHHSTSVCGTIGAIRNNEIGIAGIAGGSYLNGANLDSSGCALLAMDICGHSDTVVILSHSANAVYNSVVYVPGSDNNYGIHIMNNSWAVGNQPYISPVNPWFLDTNIVLLRECYHFANRNGVVVTASRGNSGYMQDAGTYHYNYPGTLDDDWIICVGGVGTDGNYHDDNVSPEGGFKTSRGPEIDVSGFSAASHNWTTQDYNGYNTFVATSAATPFATGIAGLLLSYLNSETADYNNLAPEDVEYILQMTALDCDTITNPGPDTLTGYGLVQAGAAMMQVDKDKYSLDHFGTDAFPNSTTFALYSSNDTVTLSERYQNVAGDWFLPNTDYVVDTYEITSISGHIVNFNEEIIAAWPRPSSSNVFMIYDVNNVVMPRERIILDSVDNSYGYMRGYIYFVSDTLGNPLGWWPIDTLADFDLTYSILKSDTTVFLNNEEVSQGISINVFPNPSSQTQTLILELDQPINGEIRLLDINGRVVQTIYSGNFEQGQNQFDVDVSNLPKGVYVYSIRFADGNGHFRRIIKT